Proteins encoded within one genomic window of Triticum aestivum cultivar Chinese Spring chromosome 2D, IWGSC CS RefSeq v2.1, whole genome shotgun sequence:
- the LOC123049826 gene encoding cytochrome P450 89A2, with translation MQDLLVLTLSLMLLLVAMVVRRHGHASSKAVYTRLATSLKSTFAGWLRQPAIVIRDRATAHRLLVRGCVGGSFSNRPASMAPSSVLSHRRYHNLTSAPYGPFWRVARRNLTSEVLHPVRLHRYAAARRDALCGLVADLREQCTSKPDGLVLAAESIRTAMVGLLTTMCFGEGVDAGLTRAMADAQHDLVQFFPELRVFAKLPAVARLIHRQRWSKLVALRRKQEEMYLPLIHARRSRQRKSGETPAYVDTLIDLRVPDDHNKRRRPRRLTDGELVGMCSEFLGAGTETVAAALQWIMANLVKRPHMQEAVRREINAAVDADAEEVGEEVLGKLEYLNAVLMEVLRLYPTATLVFRQVSEKDDIVHDGQRILTGTNVLFALKSLAQDKATWADPDEFKPERFLADKGGENVNLVAAAGSGGEIRMIPFGAGRRVCPGMGIAMLHMGYFTANLVREFEWREAEGELAVNLRPHFRFFTVMKHPLRAHLAVLPRREGISKGGVNSRKEE, from the exons ATGCAAGACCTACTCGTTCTCACCTTGAGCTTgatgctcctcctcgtcgccatgGTCGTCCGCCGGCATGGGCATGCATCGAGCAAGGCAGTCTACACGCGCCTCGCCACCAGCCTCAAGTCGACTTTCGCGGGCTGGCTCCGGCAGCCAGCCATCGTCATCAGGGACCGCGCGACAGCGCACCGCCTTCTCGTCCGTGGCTGCGTCGGCGGCTCCTTCTCCAACCGCCCGGCATCCATGGCGCCAAGCTCCGTCCTCTCACACCGCCGCTACCACAATCTAACCTCGGCGCCATACGGCCCGTTCTGGCGCGTCGCGCGCCGCAACCTCACCTCTGAGGTTCTCCATCCGGTGCGCCTCCACCgctacgccgccgcccgccgcgacgCGCTCTGCGGTCTCGTCGCAGACCTAAGAGAGCAGTGCACTTCCAAACCCGACGGCCTAGTCCTCGCGGCGGAGAGCATCCGCACCGCCATGGTCGGCCTGCTCACGACCATGTGCTTCGGCGAGGGCGTCGACGCGGGCCTCACCCGCGCGATGGCCGACGCCCAGCACGACCTCGTCCAGTTCTTCCCTGAGCTGCGCGTCTTCGCGAAGTTGCCAGCGGTGGCTAGGTTGATCCACCGCCAACGGTGGAGCAAGCTAGTCGCGCtgcggcggaagcaggaggagaTGTACCTCCCGCTCATCCACGCCCGCCGCAGCCGGCAACGCAAATCTGGCGAGACGCCGGCGTATGTGGACACGCTCATTGACCTCCGGGTCCCGGACGACCACAACAAACGCAGGCGGCCGCGTCGGCTCACCGACGGCGAGCTCGTGGGCATGTGCTCCGAGTTCCTTGGTGCAGGAACTGAAACTGTGGCCGCGGCGCTGCAGTGGATCATGGCGAACCTGGTGAAGCGCCCACACATGCAAGAGGCTGTCCGTAGGGAGATCAACGCTGCTGTTGACGCGGACGCCGAGGAGGTGGGCGAGGAGGTTCTTGGGAAGCTAGAGTACCTCAACGCTGTCCTCATGGAGGTGCTCCGGCTGTACCCGACCGCGACCTTGGTGTTTAGGCAG GTGTCGGAAAAAGACGACATCGTTCATGATGGCCAGCGTATTCTGACAGGCACCAATGTGCTCTTCGCGCTGAAGTCTCTGGCGCAAGACAAGGCAACGTGGGCCGACCCGGATGAGTTCAAGCCAGAACGGTTCCTAGCCGACAAAGGTGGGGAAAACgtcaaccttgttgcggccgccgGAAGCGGTGGGGAGATCAGGATGATACCGTTTGGTGCCGGCCGAAGGGTGTGCCCCGGCATGGGCATCGCCATGCTCCACATGGGATACTTCACTGCCAACCTCGTTAGGGAGTTTGAGTGGAGGGAGGCGGAGGGGGAGCTGGCTGTCAATCTCCGCCCACATTTCAGATTCTTCACTGTCATGAAGCACCCGTTGCGTGCTCACCTCGCTGTGCTTCCGCGGCGGGAGGGGATCTCGAAAGGAGGAGTAAATTCTCGAAAGGAGGAGTAA